From the Psychrobacillus sp. FSL K6-4046 genome, one window contains:
- a CDS encoding cytochrome c biogenesis protein ResB: MDKIVCKCGHVNPAGTELCESCGRPLSQHSKDQKLVDMRYEGSARRSQTYNKTIIDKIWNFFSSVKVGMWIIVAILVAAAIGTILPQVFYVPATREEDIAAYYERVYGWFGTLYYELGLSDLYSSWWFQTLVGMLGISLVIASLDRVIPLYKSLKRQKTKRHVSFLKRQRVYGEGEVESPVESLEKAEEKLKALKYNVKREGNAILAEKGRFSRWGPYVNHLGLILFLLGVMMRAIPGFYVDETMWIREGETLYIPQTDGYFLESKQFIYETYTKEESEEVFGEALDRVGSIAKNYQTDIALYKGPDDAIAGHPEDLKLVKEESIQVNEPLKFDNFSVFQMDFRLNELKSMTFHLEDKETGTNHGQFTVELSNPQSMYELNDGYKVEIVDYYANFSGFIDGEPQSETPEPKNPAFLMKMYSPEFPKGESSFVMIQNTLEPLGETAHKVKFESVETRDMSGLTIRKDLTLPILMLGGLIFMIGVAQGSYWNHRRIWLQYLEDGKMVVAAHTNKNWMSVKKDIDEVSKVTNIPPYEDQQDLDTKLEKEEIQEGEK; this comes from the coding sequence ATGGACAAGATAGTTTGTAAATGTGGGCACGTCAACCCTGCAGGTACAGAGCTTTGTGAAAGCTGTGGACGACCGTTAAGTCAACATTCGAAAGATCAAAAGCTTGTTGATATGAGGTATGAAGGGTCCGCAAGACGTTCTCAAACCTATAACAAAACAATCATTGATAAAATTTGGAACTTCTTTTCTAGTGTGAAAGTAGGGATGTGGATAATAGTTGCTATCTTAGTCGCAGCTGCGATAGGAACAATTTTGCCACAGGTTTTCTATGTTCCTGCCACAAGAGAAGAAGATATTGCTGCCTACTATGAACGAGTTTATGGGTGGTTCGGCACACTCTACTATGAATTAGGTCTTTCTGATCTTTATAGCTCATGGTGGTTCCAAACATTAGTTGGAATGCTAGGGATTTCTCTAGTAATTGCAAGTTTAGACCGAGTAATTCCACTTTATAAATCTCTCAAAAGGCAAAAAACAAAAAGACATGTGAGCTTCTTAAAACGTCAACGTGTTTATGGTGAGGGAGAAGTTGAATCTCCTGTAGAATCGCTTGAGAAAGCGGAAGAGAAGCTAAAAGCATTAAAGTATAATGTGAAAAGAGAAGGAAATGCAATTCTGGCAGAAAAAGGCCGATTTTCTAGGTGGGGCCCGTATGTTAACCATTTAGGTCTAATCCTTTTCTTATTGGGTGTTATGATGCGTGCTATTCCAGGCTTCTATGTCGATGAAACAATGTGGATCAGAGAAGGAGAGACGCTCTATATCCCACAAACAGATGGATATTTCTTAGAAAGTAAGCAGTTCATATATGAGACTTATACAAAAGAAGAATCTGAGGAAGTTTTTGGAGAAGCCTTGGATAGGGTTGGTTCAATCGCGAAAAACTATCAAACAGATATTGCTTTGTATAAAGGTCCTGACGATGCAATTGCTGGACATCCGGAAGATTTAAAGCTAGTAAAAGAAGAATCCATTCAAGTTAATGAACCTTTGAAATTTGATAATTTTTCTGTGTTCCAAATGGATTTCCGTCTTAATGAATTAAAGTCTATGACCTTCCATTTAGAGGATAAGGAAACTGGTACTAACCATGGTCAGTTTACGGTTGAATTATCAAATCCTCAAAGTATGTACGAGTTAAATGACGGGTACAAAGTAGAAATTGTGGATTATTACGCTAATTTCTCTGGATTTATAGACGGAGAACCACAATCAGAGACGCCTGAACCAAAAAATCCAGCATTTTTAATGAAAATGTATAGCCCGGAATTTCCTAAGGGAGAATCTAGCTTTGTCATGATTCAAAATACATTAGAGCCTTTAGGTGAGACAGCTCATAAAGTTAAATTTGAAAGTGTAGAAACTAGAGATATGTCAGGTCTTACAATCCGAAAAGATTTAACACTTCCTATTCTTATGCTTGGTGGATTGATTTTCATGATTGGTGTTGCACAAGGGTCATACTGGAATCATCGCCGAATTTGGCTTCAGTATCTAGAGGATGGAAAAATGGTTGTTGCGGCTCATACAAACAAAAACTGGATGAGTGTGAAAAAGGATATCGATGAAGTATCAAAGGTAACCAACATTCCACCATATGAGGACCAACAAGATCTAGATACAAAACTAGAAAAAGAGGAAATACAGGAAGGGGAAAAATAA
- the resA gene encoding thiol-disulfide oxidoreductase ResA, whose amino-acid sequence MAQSKQKRFYIRAVILVVLTLAIVFTIFSNVTKEKNAVLKVGDKAPNFQVVDMNGEQHKLSDYEGQGIFLNFWGTWCKPCAKEMPAMDNQFNIYKEQGVQTLAINVGESDLKVNRFANQYGLTFPIAIDRNKSLLDSYNIDPLPTTFLISPEGKIEKIIKGEMTEQDIADYMEQIKPS is encoded by the coding sequence GTGGCTCAATCCAAACAAAAACGTTTTTACATAAGAGCAGTTATTTTGGTAGTACTTACACTAGCAATTGTTTTTACAATTTTCTCTAACGTGACGAAAGAAAAAAATGCAGTTCTCAAAGTCGGCGATAAAGCACCGAATTTCCAAGTAGTGGATATGAATGGAGAACAGCATAAACTGTCTGACTATGAAGGGCAGGGAATCTTCTTAAATTTCTGGGGAACTTGGTGTAAACCATGTGCTAAAGAAATGCCAGCTATGGACAACCAATTTAACATTTACAAAGAACAAGGTGTTCAAACCTTAGCCATTAATGTGGGAGAATCAGATTTGAAGGTAAACCGTTTTGCTAACCAATATGGTTTAACATTCCCAATTGCGATCGATCGTAATAAAAGCTTGTTGGATTCCTATAATATTGATCCACTACCAACGACCTTTTTGATTAGCCCGGAAGGTAAGATCGAAAAGATTATTAAAGGTGAGATGACCGAGCAAGATATTGCTGATTACATGGAACAAATCAAACCTTCCTAA
- a CDS encoding pseudouridine synthase: MERLQKVLAHAGVASRRKAEELILEGKVMVNGKVIKELGTKVSDSDTVEVEGVKLEKEQKKYFLLYKPRGVISAVSDDKGRKTVTDLLPHVTERLYPVGRLDYETSGLLLLTNDGDFSYALTHPKFKVDKTYVARLKGIPLREQLRPLERGVVLEDGKTAPAKVKLLSSEKKANKSIVEITIHEGKNRQVRRMFDAIGFPVQKLKRERFGFLTLHGLNAGEWRELTTHEIKQLRVLAETGKIGK; the protein is encoded by the coding sequence TTGGAAAGATTACAAAAAGTTTTAGCACACGCAGGTGTTGCTTCACGTAGAAAAGCAGAAGAGTTAATTTTAGAAGGAAAAGTAATGGTCAATGGGAAAGTAATTAAGGAATTAGGTACTAAGGTCTCTGATTCAGATACAGTTGAAGTAGAAGGTGTCAAATTAGAGAAAGAACAAAAGAAATATTTCTTACTTTACAAGCCAAGAGGTGTTATCTCAGCCGTTAGCGATGACAAAGGTAGAAAGACTGTTACCGATTTACTCCCTCATGTAACGGAAAGATTATACCCAGTAGGTAGATTAGATTATGAAACTTCAGGTTTATTGCTCTTAACAAATGATGGAGATTTTTCTTATGCACTTACACATCCAAAGTTCAAGGTGGACAAGACTTATGTCGCGCGACTTAAAGGTATACCTTTACGCGAGCAACTAAGACCGCTTGAGAGAGGTGTCGTTTTAGAGGATGGTAAGACAGCTCCTGCAAAAGTTAAGCTTCTATCTTCTGAAAAGAAAGCAAATAAATCAATTGTTGAAATTACGATCCATGAGGGCAAAAACCGTCAAGTACGTCGTATGTTTGATGCAATTGGCTTCCCTGTACAAAAATTAAAAAGAGAACGATTTGGTTTCTTAACTCTACACGGTTTGAACGCAGGAGAGTGGAGAGAATTAACAACTCATGAGATTAAACAGCTTAGAGTACTGGCAGAAACAGGGAAAATAGGTAAATAG
- a CDS encoding D-alanyl-D-alanine carboxypeptidase family protein — protein sequence MFFLFVNIGSAQAVSSSYAVIDAKTGRLLLGNNAEVELPIASLTKVWTALTVLDNATLDEEITISSVAAAQEGSSLYLQPGEVWTVNSLLHGLMLQSGNDAAYALAEHTGGSLEGFVKLMNEKFQLAGLENSHFTNPSGLHNDEHYASAQDMANMFRLALQNEDFMKIASAKNFVPKERSIKWRNKHKLMHFNEYTVAGKTGYTKRAGRTLVTYLKDKDKEVIVVTLNHSNDWNTHVSLAEQIFQNYSMVQVVEKGKYELFQKDVIEVKKDYYLLLNKEEEEKLNNVLIIPRNNKEKKPFLWKVMIDKDVALEFNVKKVK from the coding sequence TTGTTTTTCCTGTTTGTTAATATTGGAAGTGCACAAGCCGTATCTTCATCTTATGCTGTGATTGATGCTAAGACAGGGAGATTGTTGCTAGGAAATAATGCAGAGGTAGAGCTTCCTATTGCTAGTCTTACAAAGGTATGGACAGCATTGACGGTGTTGGACAATGCAACTCTTGATGAAGAAATTACGATTTCTTCGGTAGCTGCGGCTCAAGAAGGATCCTCTCTCTATTTGCAGCCAGGAGAGGTTTGGACTGTTAATTCCTTGCTGCATGGACTAATGCTTCAATCAGGCAATGATGCAGCTTATGCATTAGCAGAGCATACTGGAGGTTCCTTAGAAGGTTTTGTGAAACTGATGAACGAAAAGTTTCAATTAGCTGGTTTAGAAAACTCTCATTTTACGAATCCTTCGGGTCTTCATAATGATGAACACTATGCTTCGGCTCAAGACATGGCTAATATGTTCCGACTTGCTTTGCAAAATGAAGATTTTATGAAAATCGCATCTGCTAAGAACTTTGTTCCAAAGGAACGTTCTATCAAATGGAGAAATAAGCATAAACTTATGCATTTCAACGAATATACCGTTGCCGGTAAAACAGGTTATACGAAAAGAGCTGGAAGAACGCTTGTAACATACTTGAAAGACAAGGATAAAGAAGTAATTGTGGTAACATTGAATCATTCAAATGATTGGAACACTCATGTTTCTCTTGCAGAGCAAATATTCCAAAACTATTCGATGGTTCAAGTAGTTGAAAAAGGGAAATACGAGCTTTTTCAAAAAGATGTTATAGAGGTTAAAAAGGACTACTATTTACTTTTGAACAAGGAAGAAGAAGAGAAGCTAAATAATGTACTCATTATCCCGAGAAACAACAAGGAAAAGAAGCCTTTTCTTTGGAAGGTAATGATTGATAAAGATGTTGCGCTAGAATTTAACGTCAAGAAAGTCAAATAA
- the scpB gene encoding SMC-Scp complex subunit ScpB, which yields MKKLKSKIESLLFVSGEDGLTKKQLSFLTDTEENQIAEALDLLMMEYEDTEDRGIQLKQLAGTYQLVTKEENIDCIQKLVENPTAQSLSQASLEVLAIIAYKQPITRVEIEDIRGVKSERPIHTLAAKGLVQEVGRAEGTGRAILYGTTQEFLQYFGLKDISALPPLPEEVEVEDMEDTDLFMTKFQEAFEG from the coding sequence ATGAAGAAATTAAAGAGTAAAATAGAAAGTCTACTATTTGTAAGTGGGGAGGACGGTTTAACTAAAAAGCAACTGTCATTCTTAACAGATACTGAAGAAAACCAAATAGCCGAGGCTTTAGATTTGTTGATGATGGAGTATGAGGATACAGAGGACAGAGGCATCCAGCTAAAGCAGCTCGCTGGAACATACCAACTCGTTACAAAGGAAGAAAATATAGATTGTATTCAAAAGCTAGTGGAAAATCCAACTGCCCAGTCTCTTTCTCAGGCATCGCTTGAGGTTTTGGCTATTATTGCATATAAGCAGCCAATTACTCGAGTAGAAATAGAGGATATCCGTGGTGTGAAATCAGAACGGCCAATACATACATTAGCTGCAAAAGGACTAGTTCAAGAAGTTGGACGTGCAGAAGGGACAGGTAGGGCTATCTTGTATGGAACTACACAGGAATTCCTTCAATACTTTGGATTAAAGGATATCAGTGCACTACCTCCATTACCTGAAGAAGTAGAGGTAGAAGACATGGAAGACACAGATTTATTTATGACCAAGTTCCAAGAAGCATTTGAAGGATAG
- a CDS encoding segregation/condensation protein A, with translation MSYEVKTEAFEGPLDLLLHLINRLEIDIYDIKMAEITTQYMEHIHAMRVLELNEASEYLVMAATLLSIKSKMLLPIHQDDDMEDDFDINLDDPRDELVLKLIEYKKYKEAASNLQELEETRNLFYTRPPADLSGYQSNQQLALFELDVNVYDMLGAFQKMLRRKQLNAPLHTKVSKQEISIRESMTNVITTLKKHNGRLSFYELFPTRDKNTIVTTFLALLELMKRQAVLVEQKSNFEDLFVQLGKEIEIYEEIKE, from the coding sequence ATGTCTTACGAAGTAAAAACAGAAGCATTCGAAGGTCCACTCGATTTATTATTACATTTAATAAATCGTTTGGAAATAGATATATACGATATCAAAATGGCTGAGATCACTACACAGTACATGGAACATATCCATGCAATGCGAGTTCTCGAGTTAAATGAAGCAAGTGAATACTTAGTGATGGCTGCTACGTTGCTGTCTATTAAAAGTAAAATGCTTCTTCCAATTCATCAGGACGATGATATGGAGGATGATTTTGATATTAATTTAGACGACCCGAGAGATGAGCTAGTATTAAAATTAATAGAGTATAAGAAATATAAGGAAGCCGCGAGTAATCTGCAGGAGTTAGAAGAAACTCGTAATCTATTTTATACGAGACCGCCGGCAGACTTAAGTGGTTACCAAAGTAATCAGCAGTTAGCTTTGTTTGAGCTCGATGTAAATGTTTACGATATGCTTGGAGCCTTTCAAAAAATGTTGAGAAGAAAGCAGCTTAATGCTCCTCTACATACTAAAGTGAGCAAGCAAGAGATCTCCATTAGGGAGTCTATGACTAACGTGATTACTACTTTAAAAAAGCATAATGGAAGACTATCATTTTATGAGCTCTTTCCAACAAGAGACAAAAACACTATTGTTACGACCTTTTTAGCGTTATTGGAGCTAATGAAGCGTCAGGCGGTTTTGGTTGAGCAAAAGAGTAATTTTGAAGATTTGTTTGTTCAATTAGGAAAGGAAATTGAAATATATGAAGAAATTAAAGAGTAA
- a CDS encoding DUF309 domain-containing protein has translation MHPTFDSKFVHFITEFNETKDYFECHELLEDYWKEVSPRQKVHPLAALILLSTSMYHWRRGNFQGASKTMKSSIKRMKETIQSPFFETLNTEQLLKDATQAYQSIQLHKPFTAFQIGIQNDSLLTLTKEVTLSKDIDQHFLIHKHMLRDRSEILEEREKKKKRRDDL, from the coding sequence ATGCACCCTACATTCGATTCTAAATTTGTTCATTTTATAACAGAATTTAACGAGACTAAAGATTATTTTGAATGCCACGAACTATTAGAAGACTATTGGAAGGAAGTTTCCCCACGACAAAAGGTACATCCTTTAGCCGCACTCATTCTACTTTCCACTTCTATGTACCACTGGCGACGTGGTAACTTTCAAGGCGCTTCTAAGACCATGAAAAGCAGTATTAAACGTATGAAAGAAACAATACAATCTCCCTTCTTCGAAACTTTAAATACAGAACAGTTACTAAAAGATGCCACCCAAGCCTATCAATCTATTCAGCTTCATAAGCCTTTTACAGCATTTCAAATTGGCATCCAAAATGATTCACTGCTTACCCTCACCAAGGAGGTAACCTTATCAAAAGATATAGATCAACATTTTCTTATTCATAAACATATGCTTAGAGACCGCTCTGAAATACTTGAAGAACGAGAAAAAAAGAAAAAAAGAAGAGATGACCTATAG
- a CDS encoding GNAT family N-acetyltransferase yields the protein MLFRYKKAYEKISMGLLSFMPNEKDVKKLLETIHEYESNPDWHLFVWKKMEDVVGIIGVRMVETDAIIQHISVNPSHRGEGIGKNMILALSNVLQTTNIRSTEEIKAFFVKCHKEKEEN from the coding sequence ATGTTATTTCGTTATAAAAAAGCTTATGAAAAAATTTCTATGGGTCTCTTATCTTTTATGCCCAATGAAAAAGATGTCAAAAAACTATTAGAAACGATTCATGAATACGAATCTAATCCTGATTGGCACTTATTCGTTTGGAAAAAGATGGAGGATGTCGTCGGCATTATTGGAGTTCGAATGGTGGAAACAGATGCAATCATCCAACATATTTCTGTTAATCCTTCTCACCGAGGAGAGGGGATTGGCAAGAATATGATTCTAGCCCTATCTAATGTTTTACAAACGACTAATATTAGGTCAACGGAAGAGATCAAAGCTTTCTTTGTAAAATGTCATAAAGAAAAAGAAGAGAACTGA
- the lysA gene encoding diaminopimelate decarboxylase — protein sequence MVMVSEHNVNEKGHLLIGGIDSLELTKTYGTPLFVYDLSLIRSRARAFLATFQEENIGAQVAYASKAFSCIAMYQVIEQEGLSLDVVSAGELYTAIQAGYPPERIHFHGNNKSVDELMLAMEHKIGCIVVDNFYEIELLKSLTTKLNQKVKILLRVTPGVEAHTHDYITTGQQDSKFGFDLMNGQADQAFQQVYKEEFIELLGLHCHIGSQIFETVGFKLAAEKLITKMIEWDNAFGYACKVLNLGGGFGIKYTEQDTPLEPSTYVKEMISAVKQLVANANLEMPEIWIEPGRSLVGDSGTSLYTIGSEKEVPEIRNYLAVDGGMSDNIRPALYGAEYDAAIANKMGTPKKVDYTIAGKCCESGDKLIEHISLPKAEPGDILAVFCTGAYGYSMASNYNRMAKPAVVFVENGQHQLAVKRETLEDLIRLDLPYHIEKGRD from the coding sequence ATGGTAATGGTATCAGAGCATAATGTGAATGAAAAAGGCCACCTGTTGATAGGCGGTATTGACTCATTAGAACTTACTAAAACATATGGAACTCCGCTATTTGTATATGATTTGTCTCTTATCAGATCAAGAGCAAGAGCCTTTTTAGCTACTTTCCAGGAAGAAAATATAGGTGCTCAGGTAGCTTATGCAAGTAAAGCCTTCTCTTGCATTGCAATGTACCAAGTTATTGAGCAAGAAGGCTTGTCCTTAGATGTTGTATCAGCAGGAGAACTATATACAGCAATACAAGCGGGATATCCTCCAGAACGAATACATTTTCATGGTAATAACAAAAGTGTTGATGAATTAATGTTGGCAATGGAGCATAAGATTGGCTGTATAGTCGTGGACAACTTTTACGAGATTGAATTGCTAAAAAGTTTAACTACAAAGCTAAACCAAAAAGTAAAAATATTACTAAGAGTTACTCCAGGAGTAGAGGCTCATACCCATGATTATATTACAACTGGTCAACAGGACTCTAAATTTGGTTTTGACTTAATGAATGGACAAGCTGATCAAGCATTTCAACAAGTTTATAAAGAAGAATTTATAGAATTGTTAGGATTGCATTGTCATATTGGTTCTCAAATTTTTGAAACAGTTGGTTTTAAGCTGGCAGCAGAAAAGCTTATCACTAAAATGATTGAATGGGATAACGCGTTTGGCTATGCCTGCAAAGTATTAAATCTTGGTGGTGGCTTCGGCATTAAGTATACCGAGCAAGACACTCCACTGGAACCTTCTACTTATGTGAAGGAAATGATTAGTGCTGTCAAACAATTAGTAGCAAATGCTAACTTAGAGATGCCAGAAATTTGGATTGAGCCAGGTCGTTCACTAGTTGGTGATTCGGGAACCTCCCTTTATACCATTGGCTCTGAAAAAGAAGTACCGGAAATTCGGAACTATTTAGCAGTCGATGGGGGCATGTCGGATAATATTCGCCCAGCATTATATGGAGCAGAGTATGATGCGGCGATTGCCAACAAAATGGGAACACCTAAAAAGGTTGACTATACAATTGCTGGTAAATGCTGTGAGTCTGGGGATAAGCTTATTGAGCATATTTCATTACCGAAAGCTGAACCAGGTGATATTTTAGCAGTGTTCTGTACAGGAGCATATGGTTATTCAATGGCAAGTAATTACAATCGTATGGCAAAACCGGCAGTAGTATTCGTTGAGAATGGTCAGCACCAATTGGCTGTAAAACGAGAAACATTGGAAGACCTTATACGCCTCGACCTTCCTTATCATATAGAGAAAGGAAGAGACTAA
- a CDS encoding spore germination protein → MTKTLFKDMTEAEAYLKEKFGENESYDFGLLHTHLFKFPVLLVYINGLIDGPTLTDLMTGTMKNPPEEDVSQNEIMNHYFPYYSITQYDSKEKWISALLSGQVTFILENGSVYTVDVRSYPGRTPEEPDNEKVVRGSRDGFTENIVLNTALIRRRIRDTNLRFELHQISSMSKMDIAISYIKGVANEENLELIRKRLKKIKHDGFTMSDKALEEWLFVQGFHPVPFVRFTERPDIAAAHLLEGHILLVVDTSPSVIIVPTTLFHHLQHAEEYRQAPAIGTLVRSIRFFGVFFSLFLLPFWYLMAKNTDYLPKALDFLGPNETSEIPLLLQLIFADIGIEFLRLAAIHTPTPLSTAMGIIAALVIGQMAVDVGLFVAEVILYTAITAIFTFAIPSYELSIATKIFRMFLLLSAAAFGANGLFIATVCLVWYICSLKPLNVPYLWPLIPFYPRAFARIIIRFPMPTNAKRPFITRSPVRDRSK, encoded by the coding sequence ATTACGAAGACACTATTTAAGGATATGACCGAGGCAGAAGCGTATTTAAAAGAAAAGTTTGGGGAGAACGAGTCCTATGATTTTGGACTCCTTCATACCCACTTGTTTAAATTCCCGGTATTACTTGTTTACATTAATGGTCTCATTGATGGACCGACATTAACAGATTTAATGACGGGGACTATGAAGAATCCTCCAGAAGAGGATGTTTCTCAAAATGAAATCATGAATCACTATTTTCCTTACTACTCGATCACGCAATATGACTCAAAAGAAAAGTGGATTTCGGCACTACTAAGTGGCCAAGTGACGTTCATTTTGGAAAATGGATCAGTTTATACGGTAGATGTACGAAGTTACCCCGGTAGAACACCCGAGGAGCCAGACAATGAAAAAGTGGTACGTGGATCTCGGGATGGTTTTACGGAGAACATTGTTTTAAACACCGCACTTATTCGTAGACGAATAAGAGATACCAACCTCCGTTTCGAACTACATCAAATTTCCTCGATGAGTAAAATGGATATCGCGATTTCCTATATTAAAGGAGTGGCGAACGAAGAAAATCTAGAACTCATTCGGAAGCGTTTAAAAAAAATCAAGCATGATGGATTTACAATGAGTGATAAAGCACTAGAGGAATGGTTATTCGTGCAGGGCTTTCATCCAGTGCCTTTTGTTCGGTTTACCGAAAGGCCGGATATAGCAGCAGCTCATTTACTTGAAGGTCATATTTTGCTTGTTGTAGATACCTCTCCATCTGTTATTATTGTCCCTACAACCCTATTCCATCACTTACAACATGCTGAGGAGTATAGACAAGCTCCAGCAATCGGAACCTTAGTAAGATCTATTCGTTTTTTTGGAGTTTTCTTCAGTTTATTCTTATTGCCATTTTGGTATTTAATGGCTAAAAATACCGATTATCTACCGAAAGCCTTAGATTTCTTAGGACCTAATGAAACAAGTGAGATACCACTTTTACTTCAATTGATATTTGCCGATATCGGAATAGAGTTTTTAAGGCTAGCCGCCATTCACACCCCTACTCCTTTATCTACAGCAATGGGAATTATAGCGGCTTTAGTCATCGGACAGATGGCTGTTGATGTAGGGCTATTCGTAGCAGAAGTTATTTTATATACAGCTATAACAGCTATATTTACGTTTGCTATTCCGTCCTATGAACTAAGTATTGCTACTAAAATATTTAGGATGTTCCTATTGCTTAGCGCAGCTGCTTTTGGGGCTAATGGACTGTTTATCGCAACAGTGTGTTTAGTATGGTATATATGTAGCTTAAAGCCATTAAATGTACCTTATTTGTGGCCATTAATACCTTTTTATCCGAGAGCGTTTGCTCGTATTATTATTCGTTTTCCGATGCCAACTAATGCGAAGAGACCTTTCATTACACGATCACCTGTTCGAGATCGTTCCAAATAG
- a CDS encoding SigF/SigG family RNA polymerase sporulation sigma factor: MMNNKPTILLTQEKMRELIALSQEGDKFARQQMIEGNTRLVWSIVQRFASRGADLEDLFQIGCIGLMKSVDKFDLSYEVKFSTYAVPMIIGEIQRFLRDDGMVKISRSIRELNFKIRHATDDFLKTHERQPTILELASILEVSREDIVMATDALRDPASLQEQLYENDSGDALTLMDQMKDERSEKSFDHIPLRELVEKLEKREQMIIYLRYYLDCTQSDIAERLGISQVQVSRLEKKILTQLKSWLVPVGSTANTKARDR; encoded by the coding sequence ATGATGAACAATAAGCCAACAATTTTACTGACCCAGGAGAAGATGAGAGAGCTAATAGCCCTGTCACAAGAGGGTGACAAGTTCGCCAGACAACAAATGATAGAAGGAAATACAAGATTGGTTTGGTCTATTGTTCAGCGTTTTGCTTCTAGGGGGGCGGACCTAGAGGACTTATTTCAAATTGGATGTATTGGTCTTATGAAATCGGTTGATAAATTTGACTTGTCCTATGAAGTGAAGTTTTCAACGTATGCTGTTCCTATGATTATTGGAGAAATTCAGAGATTTCTTCGAGATGATGGAATGGTCAAAATTAGTCGTTCCATTAGGGAGTTGAACTTTAAAATTCGTCACGCAACGGATGACTTTCTTAAAACGCATGAGCGGCAGCCAACCATTTTGGAGCTAGCAAGTATTTTAGAAGTTTCTAGAGAGGATATTGTCATGGCGACCGACGCTCTTAGAGATCCAGCTTCCTTGCAGGAGCAACTCTATGAAAATGACAGTGGAGATGCTTTGACTTTGATGGACCAAATGAAAGATGAACGTTCAGAAAAGTCATTCGATCATATCCCACTAAGAGAACTAGTAGAAAAATTAGAAAAACGAGAACAGATGATTATTTATCTGCGTTATTACCTAGACTGTACTCAAAGTGATATTGCCGAAAGGTTAGGGATATCCCAAGTTCAAGTGTCGAGACTAGAAAAGAAAATTTTGACACAGTTAAAGAGCTGGTTGGTACCTGTAGGCAGTACTGCTAATACAAAAGCTAGAGATAGGTGA
- the spoIIAB gene encoding anti-sigma F factor yields MDNEITLSFIAKSENEALARMVMSSFISAIDPTIEELSEFKTVISEAVTNAIVHGYEEDGVGKIEIHAQRSGREIVVSIVDYGRGIKDVTQAREPLYTTKPEQERSGMGFTIMESFSDDVDIYSIPDRGTTVTITKKFVPIQESVRTV; encoded by the coding sequence ATGGACAATGAAATTACATTATCTTTTATTGCCAAAAGTGAGAATGAAGCATTAGCAAGAATGGTGATGTCCAGTTTTATATCTGCGATCGACCCAACAATTGAGGAGCTGTCAGAGTTTAAGACAGTTATCTCGGAAGCAGTAACTAATGCTATTGTGCACGGTTATGAAGAGGATGGCGTAGGAAAAATCGAAATACATGCGCAACGTAGTGGAAGAGAGATAGTCGTTTCTATTGTAGATTATGGTCGTGGCATAAAAGATGTCACCCAGGCAAGAGAACCTTTATATACAACCAAGCCTGAGCAGGAACGTTCTGGTATGGGCTTTACTATAATGGAAAGCTTCAGTGATGATGTGGATATATACTCCATTCCTGATAGGGGGACAACCGTAACCATCACAAAGAAATTTGTACCAATTCAAGAATCAGTTAGGACCGTCTAA